TTTGCTcacctgagctgtgctggcccTAATAAGGGCCAGGTAGTCCTCAAACTACCCTCTGACCCCAGAGGTCTCACACTTAGCCAGCAAGAGCTACTTATCACAGAGGGTGCCATGTTCTCCTGCCCTTGAAGAAATTAATCATTGTAACAGGAATTTTGCTTCCAGGCAGTGCTGGAAGAGTACAACTCCTACAGCACTCTGCACTGATCATCAGCATCAAATGATTTGGCCAGGcagatttcaaaatattttttcttctgcccaGCTTCAGCACATGCCACAGAGAGTCAGCCCAGTGCTGTAGCACTGAAGAAGAAGACATGGGCAATGCTCTGCGGGACATTCCCACAGGAATACAGTGTGCAAGTCAGCAGACTGGAGCCACTGGCATGTCTCACCAGATGCTTTGTCAGTCACCACGGGTGTCACCAGTAAAAGTTACATACTCTGGAGCTGGGAAGTAAAGGATGAAAGTCAAGCCTAGTGCGTGCTTTGCCATCTTTTAACACCAAACAGGTTTGTAGGCCATCTAGACTGGCATAAGCTGGTCAGGCTGCTGAAACTAGAAGTTctgccctctccctgccccttcATTTCCACCTCAAGTGCTTGTGTAGGTACAAGGTGAACCACACCAAGGAACCACAAACTCAGCATAACCCGATTTTTCTTTAGCTGGATATGCTCCCCCATCCAAACAAAAGCTGGTTCCTGCACAAGGAGAGCCGAGTGGAGAGAGATCATCCCTTTTGCACCTGCACTGGACTAAACATTGCAGAAGAGAGATGAAAGGCCTTTTCAGCCTGAATCTTATTTGACAAGCACCTTCACAATACAGCCCTATGCAATAAGCTTTCAACTTCCCCGTGCACAGAATTTCCTTTCTACTCCACGTAAAGAACAGGCATACGGTTCATGTCAGTATCACTGACAGCCTGGACCATGACAACAGCAGCCCAACCATCTCACCCCGGCATGCAGAGGGATATGAATCAAGCCAGACTTCAGCGGTCAGCTCTGATTAATGCTGCTAGATGTGGGGAGTGAATCAAGCTCAAAGTCTGCCAAAGCAAAGAGTGTTAAAGACACTGCGATCAGGAATGCAGCACAGTGTCGAGAAGCCTTGGAACAACAGCAGACATCAACATTTTATTTGCTGGCCTGGAGGAAAAAGACTCGAGTCAGGCAGAGCTGTTCGGGGCTTGTACCGAGGAACGTACAAGACAAAAGCATTTGGAATCTTTCCACATACTGGAAATGAAATGTCTGAGTTTTAAATCCCTTGTTACATTTGAGGACCAACGCTGTGTTTTAGGAAATGCCTGTgttccaaaaggaaaacaaaaacccgTTTTAAATTGCACGAAGTGCTTCACTCAGTCCCTGAAGATTTCTTTTAactcttgttttctgctttttttctctccaagcTAAAATGAGTCATTTTCTTCCTACTTGTTCCTCAGCACACCAACTCCAGCCCCTAAGCACCTCGCAGCCCCCGCAGCCCGTTCTGGGCGCTTTCGGCCAGCAGATGCCCCATCCTTCTCCCCACTGCCCCGAGAGCATCCTCGGGGCTGCGGTGTCACAccctcccacccagccctggagcCTCCCCGGCACAGAACGCGGCAGCCGCCGGACCGCAGACCTCGGGCTCTGTGTCACCCGCTCCTTCTGCACCAGGGGACACACGGGGGCCTCGCCTTACCCGAGCCAGGCGGGCGGCGCTCCGGATGGCCGCGGCCACGGCACCGCCGTCGGGGTGCACCCGCTCCACGTGCCCCCACATCCGCTCCCAGGTCTGCCCGTCCATGGGGAAGCCGCTCTTGTTCACCAGGAAGAGCGAGCCGCCGTcccgctgctgctcctgctcctcctcctccgagcccccgccgctcccgccgccgcccgccgcccgcggcTGGGCGCTCCGCGACCGGCCCCCCTCCTTGCCGGCCGCCGCACGCCGGCTgctcccgcggccgccgccaccgcccgcCGCGCCCGTCATGGCCCTGCGGCCATGCCCGAGGCCCGGGACCGCTGCCGGGATGTGCCCCGCGGcctcgccgccgcccgcccgctctTTATGGGTATCTATGTATGTGTGCCTGCGACGGGCGTGCGGAGGAGGCTAGCCAGGGACGGCCCCTCGCTAGCGTCGCCGGCCCGCTCGCTCCGGGCGCCCCGTCCCGATCCCGGTACCGGCCGCGCTGGGGGCGCGCCGCGCGCCATGCCGCGCGTTACCGCGCGaccggccgcccgcccgcccgcggcgCGCCCCCATTGGCCGCCGCAACAAAGAGGGGCGGGgcccgcggggcggggcggggcggggcggggcggggcggggcggggcgccaCTGGCGGAGACGCCTCCCGGAGGCGCCCCCTGCCGGGCAGCCCGAGCCACCACAACGAGGCGGCGCAGACCGACCGAGCGCTTTCGCCCGCCGCCGAACCGAGGCGAGCCCCGCCGAGCCGACACTGGCCGAACGCAGCCGAGCCAGGCGGAGTCGAGCCGAGCCgaacccagcccagcccagccgaACCCAGCCCAGCCGATCCCGACCCCTCCGAGCCGAGGCGATCCCCTCAAgccgagcccagcccagcccagcccagcccagcccagcccagcccagccgtGCGTCCCGGTCCCCACTGCGTGACGGACGCCTGAGGAGGAAACTCCTAATTGGAGAGAGCTGCTTTTCCGTTCTTCCCAACAGGGCTGGAAAACCCCTTGTTAAGCACTCAGCGTTTCGGTGGCGGCGGTGAGATCGCAGCCTGAAGGCAAAGCGCTGCCGAGAGAGGCACCAGGCGCTTGTGAGGGGTGGGCGGAGGAGCGCCCCAGGCCCGGGCAGAGAACTCCCCGGCGGTACTGCCTCTCCGGCGCCCACTGTGCCCTGGTGGCTGTGGCCACGCTCGGACGGGAATTTTCAGCTCTTTACTTCAAGCACAACAGTGTCAGTGTAATACAACTCCTAGAGCTAGGAGTGGCCCCCCCATCAGATACAAATAGTCTGAAAAATGTTGCTCCCATCCCCTGCCCATGCGCTTAGATACTACTGCCACTCTGATCTCCCTGGCTCCCAGGCATGAATAAATTTCTGCGGTGCCCTAATCAGCTTCCCGAAGGCTCTCAGGAGCCAGGAGTGTATGTTGAGTTGCTAATCACTCTCCACAGGAGCCGGTGTCTCCGTGAGTCCTACCAGTAatcctccctgctgtcccctggccACATGGTATGCCACAATCTCATCAGGAGGTTTAATAGAAGGGAGGACAGAGAAAAGCTCTTCCATCAGCTAAAGCAAATCAAGGGCTTCAGCTTACATGGCTTGCCCAGTGTCAGCTTTCAGCCCAGGAGACTTTGGTCTAGGAAACCCCCCGAGCTGAATGTGGGGGCTCTGTGTGTAAATGGCAACAAAATCcgggagaaaggaggaaaggtcAGAGTGGGTTTAGAGCTGCTGTGGAGTCTTCACCCTCTTCCTATGTCCTGCATTTCCCTAATCATCAAGCAAACACTGCAACTGGAGGGAAAATGTCTGCCCATGCTGGGCAGAGACGatagatacacacacacacacaccctgcTGGGTTTGGAAGCAGGATCCCAGGGGGAGCACAGCCTCTCCTTCTGGAGCGCAGATGATGCTGAACATCAGCAAGATGTGAGAGCCCCAAGATGAGTTCCAGATGGGAGATGATGAAGCTCAGAGacccagagaggctgcagatgGCTGCTGACACAGGGAGAGGGCTCTCAAGGAGCCAAGGGAGGCTCAGGCAAGACAGCACAAAGAAAGGAAGGCCGAGAAAGTCTGCAAGTTcactggagcagagccaggggaaAGCTTGAAAATCATTCAGATCTGGATCTTAGAACAAATGGGACTGTGCAGGTGGTGGCATCCATGTGTGAGCAGCTGAGGGGCACACTGCTCATGACAGAGCCTGGAGTGCTGGGATTACGCAGTGGAATGTCATCCTCAAGGATGCTGATACACAAGCTGGCAGTCACGTATGTCCCAGAGCCTTGCTCCCTGTTGGAACAGGCAACCACGTTGAAGCTGTCACAGCCTTGCTCAGTGCTGCTtcactgcccagagcagccaggaagcTTCAGATTGTGTTTTCCTACACCCACCCACTTCTCAGCCACCCTGGAAGGGTGAAGATTAGAGTGATGCTATGTGCTTTGCAGTTCAAAGCCTCCTGCATCCACCATGTCAGGGCGTGCTCCATGCCAGAGGGAAGGACTCTCCATGGCCAGACAGGTAAGGGGCATGGCAAAGCTGGGACACCACAGCTCTTTtaacagcagtctgcagcatcCAGACCACTTCCAATCAGgactgaaagaaaggaaattcttACCAGCTCCTCCCTAATGCTCAGGCTGACGAGTGACAAGTTAAACTCCCAGAGGTCAGCCAGTGTGTCCAAGGCTAGCTGTGGGCTGGACAGGCAGAAGTTAGCTGTGGTCCCGAAACTAAAGGCAACTTTGAAACAACAGCCTAAGAAGATAAAAGTAGAGTCCCTAAGTCCCTAAAACTAAGGGAAAGTCTTAATAACCCTCTTGCCAGCTACAAATTAAGAGTAAAAATAGAATAATGCTGGTTTGGATTAGCCTAAGCCCTCCCTGGTATTAGTTATGAACAGACATTCAAGATGAGTAAAAGCAGAATGGGATATGCATCATGCCCCCAGTATCCCATGGCTTTCACCTCGTGGAGTCACCTAATTTTGATACCATGactctcagcagagctgccttgCTTCCTGCTCTGTTTGCAGCTCTTCCTCTCACACCAGGTTCCTGCCCATCCGCTGTCCCAGTGTGTCAGACCTTTTTGACTTTGAAATTCAGTCTTTGTATGGATGCACCTTTCTAAAGATAGCTCTGAACAACACCTCAAATCTACAGTCTTACTCCTAATGCAGAGCTCATTGCTACCACAGCTGCTTTCTGGGTCAAAGGAACTAATTTGATCATAAAATCATCATGTAAGAGGGTTTTAACCTTCATTATTTCCAATTGCAGACTCATTTAAATGCAGCATTCAAAAGGCCCTGCAGTGCAATTACACAACCAAGTGCAGGAAAATTAATAGCTCTTAATTTGCACCATGGGAGCAAGGTGATATCAGCAGCGGCACTTTTTCCAAGCAGACTCCTTCTCCAAAGTGCCACCCTGACACCTCCACAAGGAGTCCCACTATCCCCTTCCTCAGAAAGCATCCTCTTGCAAAAAGCAATGAATTCAGCCCGGCCCCACAGCAAACCCTCACTGCCCTGTGATACTGAGCAGAGGAAGTTCATTCATGTATTTATTTGGGCTTATCTGGGAAAACACTTCCTCTATTAGCCATTGTTTCCGAACAGCCCTTCTTGTGCAAGGAGCCAGCAGGAGAAGGCTTTCCTGGGCAGCACCTCCAGCTTGACCTGGCCTGAAGAGTGAGCTGCAGCCAAGCTGGGGAATGGACCATTGGTGTCATTTGCTGTCTCATGGCCTCTGAGATCTCatgcactgcccaggctcctgctttgctgctttgaaattcggtggttttctgctctgcagatcttttgccagcacagctccagccttttGTAAGACCTTTGTAAGGCCTTGTCTGGACTCTGCTATCAAATATGATATGTGAAAATACTTCTCACTGTGAACGGGAATGCCACTGTGCTACCAGGGCCACAAGGGGGGCAACAAACCCAGAAGTGAAACAagaccagcagcagcactgcagcaaaAGATGGGCTGGTCAGCAGAGTGCCCTTGCCTCTGTCCTGCCTGGCCAGCCTGGCTCTGCGACCTATACTCTGGACCTCTCCAAGCCAGGCCATGTGGCAATTCCCCTGGTCCCAGTCCACAATAGTGCCCTTCTCAGAGGCACAGCCATCCCACAAAGCTGGCCCTGGTGCATTTGCTTtgatgcctctgcaggcaggcagtagggagctgctccagcagccaaGCCAGCAAGGGGCAGGAGACACATTTTGTTCTAGCCCTCCTAGGCACAgatgaaattttcttttgtgcaagAAGGGGGTGTTCAAATCTGCTGCCGTccaaggcagtgctgggaagcaAAAGCTTGTTTATCTTTGTCTCTTTACTTCCATCAGATGGTAAGAGAACAGATCTGGACCTAGGTTGTCTCCCAGGTCAGTAAAAGTGGACACCAAGTGCTCTGCACTCACTGAAGGTCCCTGTACCAGTATCAGTTACTGGTGGAGCAGGAAATGTGCCCAGTACCTCCAGCTGGCAGCATTCAGTGCAAAAGCCGGAAGCCTAGGTACCTCACAAAGGGTCCCCAGTGAGAGGACAGCTAATGTCTTTACAAGCAGTTTGATGGGTGAAGGTAGGGGTGTTAACATCTTTGAAAGGGGTCTTAATGTCCCTGCTAACTCTGGGCAGCAGGTTTGTTGCAGAGCCCACTCAGCTTGGCTCCTGAAACAAGGGTCTGCACAAGCCGGAACTACTGAACTTTGGGGTAAAATAGCAGGTTCAAGAGGGAATATGTGGTAGGCGGTTCGGGAAGGCTGTACCTTCCCtctacctcagccagtggggaaaggaagagggcaacATGCGGCCGGGAGCTTAGGATAAAAGGAGGCTGTGCCCTCCAAAACCGAGAGAGAGAAAACCCCGCGGGCGTGTGCCTCGGTGGgctctctccctttattcgaataaagttgcagaactcctctgtctcctttttggtcaTAAAcgtctggtgtttgtggattttcCTGACACCAGCTTGGGCACACTGTTCTGCTGAAGTCAGGCCAAGTGATCTTAATGGTCTTTGCTGCATTTAGGAGCcggcagagcagctgcagtcCAAAACGGTTAATCCTACAAAGGTGCTTCAGCTTTGCAGAGGGCAGCAGAAAAGCACGGGTCAAGAAAGGTTGCCTGCTGTAAGTAAATTGCATTATTGCAATGCAAATATTGGCCCATTTCCTGAGAAGACCATAGTGACCTCATTTGATCCTTTGAAAGGCAAATAAAAAttgtttgtttggggctttttttcctaaattgaaCATTATGCTggagtgggatttttttagtaATGAAACGAAAGGTCAAACCGTGATAAGAATGTAACCACGGCAAGATGGGAATGGCTGTTGATACAGGTTTGCAGGAGCGATTTGCATAACCAGTAAGAACAACTTTCTGTATTCATAAAATTGCCATGTGATTACTGggaaaataaatatgtaaagcagactttaaaaaaaaaaagcaagctctAAAAGACATGCTGGAGGGTGTGTTTCCTTGGAGCTTTCCCCAAGGTAGCCCTTTCTGAGAACTCTTaacacagtatttattttgcaaTGGTCTAGCAGAAAAAACAGCCATCAGCTGTTTTGGCTGCACCAATGAAGAACTTCAGCAGCACGTTTTGATTTCTGCCTGAGCAAGTCCAGGATCTCCTGCAATAATTCTACTGCAACAAATCATTACAGTGTTTATTTTAGATGGGACTAGCTGGACTCCATTGTTTTCAGAGTAGTCCAACAGGCAAGATTTTGTGGCattaaaaaagattttaaaaaccttaaaaaaaaaaaagtcatgaaaAGCCTATAAATCAGACCAAAACTGGTTTGCA
This Aphelocoma coerulescens isolate FSJ_1873_10779 chromosome 3, UR_Acoe_1.0, whole genome shotgun sequence DNA region includes the following protein-coding sequences:
- the LOC138107045 gene encoding uncharacterized protein — encoded protein: MPEARDRCRDVPRGLAAARPLFMGIYVCVPATGVRRRLARDGPSLASPARSLRAPRPDPGTGRAGGAPRAMPRVTARPAARPPAARPHWPPQQRGAGPAGRGGAGRGGAGRGATGGDASRRRPLPGSPSHHNEAAQTDRALSPAAEPRRAPPSRHWPNAAEPGGVEPSRTQPSPAEPSPADPDPSEPRRSPQAEPSPAQPSPAQPSPAVRPGPHCVTDA